Proteins encoded within one genomic window of Pithys albifrons albifrons isolate INPA30051 chromosome 9, PitAlb_v1, whole genome shotgun sequence:
- the LOC139675903 gene encoding adipogenesis regulatory factor-like codes for MAPVCICPLTTGRSSALSIKSCTLPNSVTEPNLGIHSPISLGERGLSTAMFGIGKKLAEEAVQQAESAAQVAVDTVSQTVQQAAEQAKDAGQKALDEVYKVAETGEKAVKNVANQAASWGKSFGQ; via the exons ATGGCCCCAG TTTGCATTTGCCCTCTAACTACTGGGAGGAGTTCTGCTTTGTCTAtaaaaagctgcactttgccaAACAGTGTAACAGAACCGAACTTAGGGATTCACTCGCCCATCTCACTCGGGGAGAGAGGACTGAGCACAGCCATGTTCGGGATTGGGAAGAAGCTTGCTGAGGAAGCTGTGCAGCAAGCTGAAAGCGCTGCACAGGTGGCAG TGGACACAGTGAGCCAGACTGTGCAGCAAGCAGCAGAACAGGCTAAGGATGCTGGTCAGAAAG caCTTGATGAAGTCTACAAAGTTGCTGAAACCGGtgaaaaagctgtaaaaaatgTAGCAAACCAAGCAGCTTCGTGGGGGAAAAGCTTTGGACAATGA